A single genomic interval of Odontesthes bonariensis isolate fOdoBon6 chromosome 3, fOdoBon6.hap1, whole genome shotgun sequence harbors:
- the LOC142376880 gene encoding neuronal vesicle trafficking-associated protein 1-like, translated as MVKLGNNFTEKNNGKVASEDGFDTIPLITPLDASQLQFPPPDKVVVKTKADYDGEGKKGKLRSPKIAEFSISIIEGVSERLKVTLLVICALAFLVCVVFLVVYKVYQYEQPCPDSFVYTQGRCMPAGLYGNYPPQGPGGRGRLFTLINHYNIAKQTITRSVSPWMTIMSEEKVTQQETETSQKLA; from the exons ATGGTTAAATTGGGGAATAATTTCACCGAGAAGAACAACGGAAAGGTGGCTTCTGAGGACGGGTTTGACACCATCCCTCTCATAACACCATTAGATGCCAGTCAGCTGCAGTTCCCCCCACCAGATAAG GTGGTGGTGAAGACAAAGGCAGATTATGATGGTGAGGGCAAGAAGGGAAAGCTGCGTTCTCCCAAAATTGCAGAGTTCTCAATAAGCATCATTGAAGGTGTATCTGAGCGACTCAAA GTGACCCTGCTGGTGATCTGTGCCCTGGCTTTCCTGGTGTGTGTGGTGTTCCTGGTTGTCTACAAGGTCTACCAGTACGAGCAGCCTTGTCCTGACAGCTTCGTTTACACG CAAGGTCGCTGTATGCCTGCTGGGCTGTATGGCAACTACCCCCCTCAGGGCCCTGGGGGCCGTGGACGTCTCTTTACCCTCATCAACCATTACAACATAGCCAAGCAGACCATCACTCGGTCAGTATCGCCATGGATGACCATCATGTCTGAGGAGAAGGTAACCCAGCAAGAGACGGAGACTTCCCAGAAACTGGCTTAA
- the stx18 gene encoding syntaxin-18 isoform X2: MTDSERDQIDQDAQIFMRTCSEAIKQLRNEVEKQVTSFQIREHRGAVLDLIETYLKGVCKLYSEQRAIRVKRMVDKKRLSRLAPEHPSRVVKTVEAEPTEEKTVKEESSEKSVSEVQDNSVNLWEEGKVEDELSPEEIQMFEQENQRLVSEMNSLVDEVRQIEGKVVEISRLQEIFAEKVLQQETEIDSIHQLVVGATENVKEGNEDIREAIKNNAGFRVWILFFLVMCSFSLLFLDWYDS; the protein is encoded by the exons ATGACGGACAGTGAACGAGACCAGATCGACCAGGATGCTCAGATCTTCATGAGGACCTGCTCCGAAGCCATCAAGCAGCTACGCaatgaag TGGAGAAGCAGGTGACATCATTTCAGATTAGGGAACACAGGGGGGCAGTTCTGGACCTCATTGAGACGTATCTTAAAG GAGTGTGTAAGCTGTACTCTGAACAGAGAGCAATTAGAGTCAAGAGGATGGTGGACAAGaagagact ATCAAGACTGGCACCAGAGCACCCCAGTCGAGTGGTGAAAACGGTGGAGGCAGAGCCCACAGAGGAGAAAACCGTGAAGGAGGAGAGTTCTG AGAAGAGTGTGTCTGAAGTCCAGGACAACTCCGTCAACCTGTGGGAGGAGGGCAAAGTGGAGGATGAGCTCTCCCCTGAGGAGATCCAGATG tttgaGCAAGAAAACCAGAGACTGGTCAGTGAGATGAACAGCCTGGTGGATGAAGTGAG ACAAATCGAGGGAAAGGTGGTGGAGATTTCGCGCCTTCAGGAGATCTTTGCTGAAAAAGTCCTGCAACAA GAAACCGAGATAGACAGTATTCACCAGCTGGTTGTTGGTGCAACCGAGAACGTCAAAGAAGGCAATGAGGATATACGAGAG GCAATCAAAAACAACGCCGGCTTCAGAGTATGGATCCTCTTCTTCCTCGTTATGTGTTCTTTCTCTCTGCTCTTCCTGGACTGGTATGATAGCTAA
- the stx18 gene encoding syntaxin-18 isoform X1, protein MAVDITLLFKASVKTVKTRNKAIGIGFDSTKDEIFKRNRPKSGFSPRAKEVITNITKLKDFLLQHRKDYVSAGSLLSSDLTRMTDSERDQIDQDAQIFMRTCSEAIKQLRNEVEKQVTSFQIREHRGAVLDLIETYLKGVCKLYSEQRAIRVKRMVDKKRLSRLAPEHPSRVVKTVEAEPTEEKTVKEESSEKSVSEVQDNSVNLWEEGKVEDELSPEEIQMFEQENQRLVSEMNSLVDEVRQIEGKVVEISRLQEIFAEKVLQQETEIDSIHQLVVGATENVKEGNEDIREAIKNNAGFRVWILFFLVMCSFSLLFLDWYDS, encoded by the exons ATGGCTGTAGATATAACTTTACTTTTCAAAGCCAGTGTGAAGACAGTAAAAACTAGGAACAAGGCCATAGGTATAGGCTTTGACTCTACTAAAGATGAGATTTTCAAGAGAAATAGACCGAAGAGTGGCTTCTCACCACGGGCTAAAGAAGTG ATCACGAACATCACCAAGCTCAAAGACTTTCTGCTACAACACCGAAAAGATTACGTGAGCGCCGGAAG TCTCCTTTCATCAGATCTTACCCGCATGACGGACAGTGAACGAGACCAGATCGACCAGGATGCTCAGATCTTCATGAGGACCTGCTCCGAAGCCATCAAGCAGCTACGCaatgaag TGGAGAAGCAGGTGACATCATTTCAGATTAGGGAACACAGGGGGGCAGTTCTGGACCTCATTGAGACGTATCTTAAAG GAGTGTGTAAGCTGTACTCTGAACAGAGAGCAATTAGAGTCAAGAGGATGGTGGACAAGaagagact ATCAAGACTGGCACCAGAGCACCCCAGTCGAGTGGTGAAAACGGTGGAGGCAGAGCCCACAGAGGAGAAAACCGTGAAGGAGGAGAGTTCTG AGAAGAGTGTGTCTGAAGTCCAGGACAACTCCGTCAACCTGTGGGAGGAGGGCAAAGTGGAGGATGAGCTCTCCCCTGAGGAGATCCAGATG tttgaGCAAGAAAACCAGAGACTGGTCAGTGAGATGAACAGCCTGGTGGATGAAGTGAG ACAAATCGAGGGAAAGGTGGTGGAGATTTCGCGCCTTCAGGAGATCTTTGCTGAAAAAGTCCTGCAACAA GAAACCGAGATAGACAGTATTCACCAGCTGGTTGTTGGTGCAACCGAGAACGTCAAAGAAGGCAATGAGGATATACGAGAG GCAATCAAAAACAACGCCGGCTTCAGAGTATGGATCCTCTTCTTCCTCGTTATGTGTTCTTTCTCTCTGCTCTTCCTGGACTGGTATGATAGCTAA